In the genome of Carya illinoinensis cultivar Pawnee chromosome 13, C.illinoinensisPawnee_v1, whole genome shotgun sequence, the window tgaatgtataaaaaatatttaaaataaaaattactaattcatttttttcttaaaatatgtaTGTGCTTGAAAGATAGTTTAACgagtattgaaaaaaataagtaataatatatgcgtgcaattgtttttataattttttaaataattatattttaaattaaagatattttatttacgGTCCAAAAGAGATATTTTTCCGTTTCATAAACGCAACGAACTTAACCCGAGTTTACTAGGCACACTGTGCGCAGGCCCAAACTAACCCTAGTTGCACGCCAGCCTCTTCTATTTATTCGAGGGCCGTGATACTCTTCCATTCCTCGTGCTATCTCCCATTCTTTCCTTCTATTTCCACTTCTGTCCCATTTCTAACCCCTAGGTTTAGCTTCCAGCCGTTGCCTTCAACGACAACAATGGCGTCCGCAGATGTCGAATACCGATGCTTCGTCGGCGGGCTCAACTGGGCCACCGATGATCAAGCCCTGGAGCGGGCCTTTTCTCCCTACGGCGAGATCCTCGGATCGAAGGTCCGTTTGTCGTCGCAGAGATTTTCGATCTGACCCGATCCGGCTTATTTTGTCGCCGATCCGAATCTGATCTGATCTGCTATGCTCTGTTCTGTTTCTGTTACTTGATTCACTCTATGAAATGATTCTTTTATTACTATCTCTATCTCACACTAATCGGTAcgtccatcttcatctttctaaCCAAAAGGCGAAGATCGATCGGTTCTTGTAGATTTTGATTCAATTTAACCTTGTATCTGTGGTAGATCTGACCTGAGTAGATGTGTTTATTTCGTTCTCAGATTATCAACGACCGCGAGACTGGTAGGTCCAGGGGCTTCGGATTCGTAACCTTCAGCAATGAGCAGTCGATGAGGGATGCGATCGAGGGGATGAACGGCCAGGATCTCGACGGCCGTAACATCACAGTGAACGAGGCTCAGTCCCGCGGGGGAGGTGGTGGCGGCTACAGCCGCGGTGGCGGCGGTGGAGGATACGGTGGAGGCGGTGGAGGATACGGTGGCGGCGGTGGAGGATACAGTGGAGGTGGTGGAGGATACGGCGGCGGCGGTGGACGCCGTGAAGGTGGAGGTGGGTACAGCCGAGGAGGCGGCGGAGGAGGCTACGGCGGTAGTGGGCGTGACCGTGGGTACGGGAGCGGCGGTGGGTCCAGGTACTCCAGCGGTGGTGAAAGTGGGGACTGGAGGAGCTAGAGGCTAGTGTACTATTCGACTTTAGGGTCAATAGATGGTGATGGGCTTGGTTATGGTGTTATGATTTTAAATTCCGGTTTAGTTTTCTTTAGTTATGTATCCTGAACTGAAATTAGCTTTTAATCGCATGAGGTATTCTACGCCAATTGAGTTGCTTTCTGACTGTTTTGCGTCATGGTAAACTGTATTTGGTTTTTAGCTGTAGATTTTTTACGTGGAGTTGACACCCGATCTTTCGAGTAGCGGGCAAGATTCTATCGCATCTGACATGACGTTTCCTTAGAGATTTCGTAACTgaacaaaaaattgatttgataATGATTTTAAGAAGGAAAACTTAAGAATAGAGATATATAGGACTTAATGATACGCGTTCACGTGTCGTTgaattaggactgttcatctggGTTCCAGACTATAAATTTGGATATATCTGATTCGGAATCTGGGTTTCAAATCCGGTTTGAATTTCATTTTGGATTTCAAATCCGGTCTGAATTTTGGATCGGATTAGTGCGGATTATGACCCGGGCCGAAATCTGGatgaatccgggttccggactaTACtcgggtctttttttttttttttttttttatcaaataacgAAATAttacttgttatttttttttcaagaaaatgataatgttgaaaagcataattttttttttaatttaaaagtctATATtctatacaactttttcaaaaaaaaatgttgaaaaacatcttttttttatatataaaacaaaaaatatctcTGGCTAATGTTATATGAAGTgtttccttttaaaaataaattaaaataaagctaattacctttttaactaattatattatttgatatttatatattacattacaaaacacaactacaatatatgaaaattacatatctaTGAATAACAAGGCAAGCCAACGCCAACAATGGCTGATTCATCAGTATTCTTTGCCTTCATCCATTCATAGAGATCTGCTGGTGTAATTACACCTACATCCAAAAGGTCATTGCCCCTCATTTCACAATACCTCATCATACTCTGCCAAATTTGTTACAGTTTCACAAAAACACAAATTATTTCTTTCACTTATAATAGAACAAGCTAGAGGGTTGattaataaagatttttttttttaagttttaaaattatgcaaaattatgtattttccAAAATGCAAAGAGAGAACCCTCTTGACTCATTCTATCATATACCATCTCTAATCTATTGTCTTTTATCAACACAACCTTCAAGCAAAAAATCATGGATCCCAAACGAAACTGACTTTCCAAATGCAGAGCACTAGAGAATGATGCCAAGATATGAGGTCAATACTCCTCAAACAATCTCatcaaaacaaacccaaaattAACAAAAAGAGAACCCTCTCCTCAAACATTCTTCAACTATCTATATTCAAACCATTATTCAAAATCATCTCtatatgatgaaaaaaaattatgtcaaaaatataattattaaaagcatacttttaaattaattaattttcattagtgacaagaaaaaaaactaacaagtAATTTATGATCTTTGCAGAGGATGTTTCTACCCGAGAATAATATCCAACCACAACAAATTATTTACTTTCCgagaaaatgatatataatgcGCTGTTTTTGTTCTTGTTAAAAGTAGAAAAGCAGACCCTTTTAACTAAAACTTTGAAGAATCGATCAATAACAACTATCAAGTTGATTAACTAATATCTGGCCAAATCACAGAAGAGAAGATTGTAAGCAGTACCAGGGATATTGACGGGGAATGACATGAGTCCTTGCAAAAAGTTGTCGAAAGATTCACCAATATTTTCCCTTGATTTGTTTGGTTCATAACTGAACGGCTGTGCTCCTGTAAAATCAAAGATCATTTGCAAATGACCgaaaaataagttaatattgaattttcaggaaaataattatatatatatatataaacttcaaGAAATGGATCGGATGATggtaattctttttcttttcaagcaCTTGCAAGCAAAGCTATTTtagaacatatatattattggttgcaaataatttgttataaatactAATTTTTCTCGTAGTTGGGAGGAGGTTGATCATTGGAATATTGTATTTTATCGTAACGAGTAGGGAGTGGGTATTAACTAAGAATTATAATATGAGAGCCAACCATACTACTGAGAAAAGAGATGCTTACAAAACTGCCTCAAAGCAACCATCATCATCCATTTAAAGGCCGAAAAATCCCATTCGACAAAACACTAGATCTACCAAATCTATCCAAGCACAGAGAGACCCAGTTCACCAAATCACTAGATCTATTAGATCTATCCAAGCACAGAGAGACCCAGTTCACCCAATCACTAGATCTACCACATTTACATTCATCGTTCACATTGGTCATCGGCAATCGAGACAGACacggtgtgacgcccccaaattccgtttgggattggacggacatttgaagtgtcgagacatgcaacacaaggttacctgcccccgttcatgatatataagatgcaataatcctaacatgcatctaacattatgcaatattcacagcggataatttttttctttagcaatactatgcaccaaactgaaaatatcccaaagtactggagatgcaactccatcgtacaagtagtaatttaactactatattaacattaacgacgcaccgtccttcagtcgactgtgtctagttggtcagctcctgatcttccttcaggtcctgtaacaagatctaccattcggggggaatggtagttgggactacacagtgagatttgattacaaatctcagcaagttaacaaaaaacttccatacagactaatgatgcatgtatgacagtaaaagcataaatgcataatcaaattcataagtaattaaagcataacttagcatacaacatagcataattgacatagcttaaattgaatcatgaattgaacttgacttagcatgaacttgctctgaaacttgaattaacatgaaaaatacatactccacagttgttgtggccccatgtattctacacaaacttgacttaacattaaaaatacatactccacagttgttgtggccccatgtattctacacaaacttgacttaacatgaaaaatacatactccacagttgttgtggccccatgtattctacgtgtaaatacatactccacagttgttgtggccccatatattctacacaaacttgacttaacatgaaaaatacatactccacagttgttgtggccccatgtattctacgtgtaaatacatactccacagttgttgtggccccgtgtattctacacaaacttgacttaacatgaaaaatacatactccacagttgttgtggccccatgtattctatgtgtaaatacatactccacagttgttgtggccccatgtattctacacaaacttaatatgaaacgtgactggaatacgaaaggattgaagccctaacgtaacataacgtgatttgaacataacttgaaatacatgaccaacttgagatagaaacatttcataacatggcataacatataacagacaacatatttaacatgacatacttgtaatgtacagtaatacatgacagaatatattatgtaacagataaaaattgatgacagaataaattctgtataatagacaattacgtgataacttggcatggcatgacatatttgataacatacatacatacactgtagttcctttacttagcacacatacacagtagactgctagtaagttaaaagctaacttacctcgatctccgcgtttcttataaaacttcaagtgcgatcacgaggaactgtaattagtgattctaaaagttagaactaaatcactaataatttgaaatatggaaaaatactaacttaaagagtaaaatttccattttactttctacatgtaggaaaattaccgttttacccataacttaaggattttgcatactaactccaaaagttaccaaaatttacatgcctcatgtaaattttatcctcaactcaaatatcaatttagaaaaatttaaaattaatcacaactattaaaactccatagggccgaaattctcatatgctatttctattgatttttgtttccaacttgttttgatcaacattttgatctatgacttataaatatgtgatcttcaaaccaaaccatcacatggtttaaaaagatgtcctaaaacatatataagcttctaattcaagatcacatggttaaaaattaaccaaaacataaatttagccaagaacatccacactttggcttatctgaatatctctttacataaaatttcatatctttgaaactaacatcaaatatcttcaaaataataatataacatgtatataagatgcttaggatcctccaataaaattatcaaagtcattagaataggtttagaccaccaaagagttaaactttctcaaaacagaaactgtttttcctcttccagtttctaagtttctaaatctaagaaaatctttcatcaaaacctttaatcatgcaaaaatcctcaaccaatagtcatatatacatgttaaaaatactccataaaaatttcggaccaatatctatccattagcttggtcaaaaactccaaactataacatactctccagattcacgcccagaatgacctttccatggttaaaaatacttttgactgaccaaatgaccatggaatgatacgaaaaatacatctacggaaactagactcaaagaggaacaacttatatgaaggagactttatgataaaacacttacaaaagattcgaaatgggtgtgcaaaagaactcctaaaagctgtccgagagagagtgtttggtattctttcaatggaaagcataaatgaagataatttcgtggggagaggtagctggagatacttgtggataagatatgaaagagatgaggctggagtgagagttaagtgtggttttctcctacccaaaatatctataaaagattatctcataatattctatccaatagtatctacaaaaattcaacttaagatatttttatctaataatatctataaaatcaactcaaaatatttttacccaataatattcatgaaaattacctcaagatatttctttttatccaataatatctacagttttgaacagacgttttgtccgaaaatatgaaaaaatgttattgcgccataagactttaaataaccctccgagtctaatggcacaaaccataatacattttgacacttctaactatctccaataatcaaaaatacacttatgataccatagtaaataataacactaactatatagttaaacaaaaacctatacgattaatggattcgtgaaaacttatgaggttttcacgaggttcctaaagttaatagaaatttcacaattgaatttctagcgggctgttacacacgGCAGTGAAAAAAAACCAATCAAAACCGATGAAAATCTCGAACAAAttcaaatgaaaaggaaaaaagaagtagAGTGGAAGAGCGGGGAAATACCTTTGAAGGTCCAGGAATGACCGGAAGgcttagatgagatgagatcgtCCGGAAGATCGAGCTTGCCTTCCCCCATTAATGAGTCGCGAGATTGAGAGAGCGAGagcgagagagaaagagagaaggaagatCCAATCGAGCTAGACAAATAAACACACACTGACGCAAACTGGATTGGAGCTCCGAAGATACAAAGCCAAGGTAGTcaagagggagaaagagagggagagtagCTCAAGTAATTGTGGAATTTAGGAGGTTTGGATAATCTAGGGTTTCGGAAGCAGCTTTTGGTAGCACTCGCAGGAGGCAGAGAGGGAAACTGGGGGAGGGAGAGACCCACTTCGTatcgcagagagagagagagagatatgaaaTTGATGGGGGGGCGGTGGGGTAGAAttagggtttttcttttttagtttataaaCGGGTACCGGGTTGAAACCCGGGTCCCGGATTTAAAATTCACTGGAATCTGGTATAACCGGAATCTGGGCCGGGCCGGATTTGAACAGCCCTATGTTGATCAATTACGTTGAACGGGGGGGGATTGATCACCTCGTCACACTCAAAACTATCTTAATATAATCATCGTTCACCTCTTCTCCCTTCGTGTGTTCTTCACCCTTTTAGGTCCgtttgtttatttaaatttaagcaatcacattttatcttatcttattattatatatttttaaattttttatataaaatataataaataatttaatatttaaaaatttaaaaataaaattaatattaaaaaattatattataatattattttattccatttttaataaattatttcatctaaaTTATGTAACTAATTGGAGCcttaatctcaattttatcattCTTATCTCGTAATTCCTGATTTTTCCCTAGAGTCAAAATGAATagggatatatataatagagttAAAGTACAtattgtaataaaaaatataatttaaaatttaaaaatttataacttataacttaagtattattaaaaaattatttattatttgattattatatgtttaaaatactttttaacataatatttttgtttggaaataaattaaaaaagtacgatgattatttaaatttttaaaaattataatcatatttttaaaaatttaaaaattataattatcttaaaattatatagatattttgatctattgataatttttttaaaattctaataacatttttcacattattcaaaaaaacacgtttgagaaaaagtatcaaacgtattttttaacttatttgagattaaaagtattttaatatgtaacatttAAACGATCTAATTTTTTCATTGAagagtttttaagaatatttaattattttttaagattctTAATGTAACCCCAAATAGGTCTTAAAAAATGCATTTGATCAGTACTTTTTGATTTCACCCCAATAATAACCAATAAGAAGATCTCAGTATTACATAAGATAAATACCATGAGATTCACACTATATGATTTCTACTGAAATGAAATacttacaaaataatttttttttttcctttcctctgcCTCCATATATGACAAGTGACTATTACCAGTTCTACTACTCGTTACTATCATTAGTAGATGACCACTCAATCTGCATCCTCTTAATAAATCAGCatctgttatataataaaaaaattaaaaattaaaaaaaattatataggaAACAACCACTGTTTGGGGAGCAGCTGGATCACACATGATATGACTTAAGTGAAATGACCAAAAATTCCCTATAACAAAATCCATGTTCCGCATGTTCCTTCTTGTTTCAccaatttcagattttttttacttCCTCTCTCCCTGTTGCCCAAGCCCATCCTCCCCCCCCAAACACCCAAGTCACCCATTCTCTCCCCATCCCCTTGTGTTGCCCATCCTTTGCGGGATATGAAAGGGGTGGTAATGGGGAGGCTACGGTGGAGCTAGTGGTACCGTCGATTGTCGAGGTGGCAATATAGTGGTTTGGTGGTGCAGATCTGGTCATGAGGGAGAGAGGACCCGTGAGGGAGAGGGCATGTGAGGGAGAGAGGAAGGTCAGTGTAGGTTGGGGAATGAGGGTATGGCTAAGGGATGGAGGTTTGGCGTGCTCGTGGGGGGCTATAGGTGGCATATCTGAGCCACAACGTGAGGGAACTGTGTAGAGAAAGAGGGCATGTGTGTGAGGGAAGAGGGAGGAGCTATGGGCCTAGGGCTGGGGGAGGAGGAAGGGCTCGGTGGTGGTGTTCAGTTGCTGTGGTGGGAGGCCCAATTGACGACAGCGAGAGATCTAGGCTATAGCAGGGACACGCGTGAGAAGAGAGGGAGGGGCTGTGCGAGGACCAgcttttagggaaaaaaaaaaaccacatagGGTGTACAATGTGTGCACCACTACAATGACTGCTACAATTGCTGCTCCCTATAataactctaaaaaaaaaaaaacataaaaacaaaacttacATTCAAATTTATAACAGTGGAGAGTTATGACTTGCCACGATTCGTAGATTTTCATTCTAAGACTTTTTCCTACAATTCCAAGcagcacaaaaaatattatttatgaagaGAAAGCTACATCCAATTTCTTCCACAAATTGTGGAGCAACAATTTCTATTATCAAATTATTCAAGACTCACGCTAACAATTGATGATTAGTGTAGTAGGGaagggagaaaaaaagaagaagaaaaatgataatcCTTACTATTGCCTTTCAGATAGGTTGCAGTCATGGCATCTATGTTGGACACAAAATCTTACATTTATGCTCAAgatgtatcatattttttacAGGTTAGTATCTATCAACCTTCCTGTAGATCCTCTTCTGAAGATCCAGAGAAATATGAAGTTGGTTCTTCATGTAAAATAGAACATAGGTTGACAGTGGCGACAAGATTCACAGCGTCGAGAGGCGACACACGCTAAGGCATCAAAGGGAGAGAGGTTCACAATATCGAGGGAAGATAGAGGCAGGGGTGAAGGATTTGGGAGAGCTACTCATGATGTTGAAGGTGGACATGGAGATGGGTGAGGTTACTCGATGAGAGGGGTAAGGGATCTGGGTTTCTGATTGTGTGCTGTGCGGTCCCATTCTTAACCTCATGGGTGGGCTATGTGGCAACAAATAATTGAAGGCTGTTTTTAACCCTTTATCAGTTTGATTGGTTAGAAGATTTTTCTAATAAGGTAATGATATTTTTACACTTTCTTTGTTATTGATTTTACTAtttcgttattttttttttcttttactctttgaatttggattaaaaatcTTAGAACATAACTTTTTTGcataatctaaaaataaataaattcaatcaaataaaaataaatttaattttataaaaattgacatttTTTTGCTATTTGAGAAtcaacttttataaaattgaatttattttaaattaaattacatgattagttgcttaattgattttattttcttttagattatACAAAATGTCATGTTCTAAAAATCTTTCAATCCagattcaaataataaaaggaaaaaacaaaaaaaaaaatagctgagTAGTAAAGTTAAAGGTAATGTAAAGGTATCATTATTCTACTTACAACGAACATTTTCTCACCCAGTCAAGGGAACTCGAATACCCAAATGGGGCCTTAGTTAGCAGTGGCCAAGAGACATAAGAAATGTTaagcttataatttttttataaaagtaaattgatGCGATTTAATAGatgtaatttatattaaaaataacttaGGAGTAAAACACACCCCATCGTTTTGAGTTTAGTTCTGTGCAGTTCTTTTTCtgattaaaacatttttctattatatttttgtcCAATGTAAAAATCCCTTCAATAATTGATCTTACTATGTTTAGAAAGATCAACAAATACTTGAgggtataaaaaaaagaatcaaaaaaTCGGTTGAATCATATCGAACTGGTGGATCCAGTCAGATTTGTAAGTAGTCAAGTGCGATATTGATTCTTAAGAACTGAAACCGATCTTAAACTGGTACAGTaccaatttttatatttttaaaattggtttaaaCCAAATCGGAccagtatatatatttataattttttatattatattatatatgaaattgataattaatataaaataaaattttaatcttattattcaagtc includes:
- the LOC122291695 gene encoding glycine-rich RNA-binding protein GRP1A-like; translated protein: MASADVEYRCFVGGLNWATDDQALERAFSPYGEILGSKIINDRETGRSRGFGFVTFSNEQSMRDAIEGMNGQDLDGRNITVNEAQSRGGGGGGYSRGGGGGGYGGGGGGYGGGGGGYSGGGGGYGGGGGRREGGGGYSRGGGGGGYGGSGRDRGYGSGGGSRYSSGGESGDWRS